One window from the genome of Nicotiana sylvestris chromosome 9, ASM39365v2, whole genome shotgun sequence encodes:
- the LOC138868123 gene encoding uncharacterized protein, producing MDAMEIFRQRLGKVEGTLNVLEGHTLEEIESIRNDLEGRTQTEMELRQTITALECRLMEALSTIDVMKAKIESLEEHVNAGMTEVANNVVVTREAKIEAPKPPVFKGVRDAQEVENFFWHLENYFRHGKLRDDEAKINTTVLYLSETVMLWWRRKMANVDKGLGGGDRGKGKEIQQQYSKTQDFKKSSGRQGYAEKKAQVEKKGCNICRGPHSFRNYLDLKSFSAMVRERKEQPQGESPGTAQLGMIGLYGAVTKQAIQPTKNGNQYVDLTINNKPARAMVDTGATHNFVTEAAAKRLELKLAPTNSRIKTVNAEIQNARGVANGVGVKLGTWKGMTNFTVTAMYIFDIILGQEFFRHCHTLIDPYLQRLLVMEREGACMVPTETMPHRQIQAQLSAMQVVKGIKKGEPTFVATIASLEEDKNFQETVPPCIEKLLEENKDVMPEELPKHLPPRREFVVVYLDDIVIYNNTLEEHMKHLRKVFQVLRENELYIKREKCEFAQSKVHFLGHVVSNGELHMDDAKVRAIQEWEAPIKAFEGLKIAVTEDPVLALPDFVKTFEVHTDASDFAIGGVLMQDKHPFAFESRKLNETE from the exons ATGGATGCCATGGAGATATTTCGCCAACGCTTGGGGAAGGTGGAAGGCACCCTTAATGTTCTTGAGGGgcacactcttgaagagattgagagtatccgaaatgacttggagggacgtacacagactgagatggaactaaggcaaaccatcactgccttagagtgcagactcatggaggcttTGAGTACTATAGATGTtatgaaggcaaagatagagtcactcgagGAGCATGTCAATGCTGGCATGACCGAGGTAGCCAACAATGTTGTGGTGACGAGGGAGGCCAAGATCGAGGCTCCTAAACCCCCGGTGTTCAAAGGTGTTCGTgatgcacaagaagtggaaaacttcttttggcacttggagaactacttcaggCACGGCAAATTGAGGGACGATGAGGCCAAGATCAATACTACGGTATTGTACCTCTCAGAGACTGTCATGctatggtggagaaggaagatggCCAACGTGGATAAAGGTCTAG gtgggggagaccgtggaaaaggcaaggagatacaacaacaatactccaagactcaagatttcaAAAAGTCGAGTGGCCGTCAGGGCTACGCCGAGAAGAAGGCACAGGTCGAAAAGAAGGGATGCAATATATGCAGAGGGCCACATAGCTTCAGGAATTATCTTGACCTCAAGAGCTTCAGTGCCATGGTACGTGAGCGGAAGGAGCAGCCACAAGGAGAGAGTCCGGGAACCGCACAGTTGGGTATGATCGGATTATATGGTGCTGTCACGAAGCAAGCTATCCAACCTACCAAGAATGGCAATCAGTACGTGGATCTCACTATCAACAACAAGCCCGCTCGTGCAATGGTGGACActggagcaactcataatttTGTGACTGAGGCTGCAGCAAAGAGACTGGAATTGAAGCTTGCTCCAACCAACTCTCGCATCAAGACCGTGAATGCCGAGATACAAAATGCTCGTGGGGTAGCTAatggagttggtgtcaaattgggaacttggaaaggtatgacaaactttaccgTAACCGCTATGTATATCTTCGACATCATACTGGGAcaagagttctttagacattgtcatactttAATCGACCCCTACCTCCAACGTCTCTTGGTTATGGAGCGAGAAGGAGCTTGCATGGTACCTACAGAGACTATGCCACACAGACAGATCCAAGCACAACTCTCAGCTATGCAGGTTGTCAAGGGGATCAAGAAAGGGGAGCCCACATTCGTGGCAACCATTGCAAGTCTAGAGGAAGACAAGAATTTTCAAGAGACAGTGCCGCCTTGCATAGAGAAGTTGCTTGAAGAGAACAAAGATGTCATGCCCGAGGAGTTGCCTAAGCACTTACCGCCTAGGCGAGag ttcgTGGTAGTCTACCTAGACGACATAGTCATCTACAACAACACCTTGGAGGAGCACATGAAAcacttaaggaaggttttccaagtcttgcgagagaacgagctatacatcaagagggagaaatgtgagttcgcgcaatcaaaggtgcacttcttgggccatgtcGTTAGCAATGGCGAGCTACACATGGACGATGCTAAGGTACGTGCTATCCAGGAGTGGGAGGCACCCATAAAG GCGTTTGAAGGCCTTAAGATAGCTGTAACAGAGGATCCAGTCTTGGCGTTACCTGACTTTGTCAAGACTTTTGAGGTTCACACAGATGCCTCAGACTTTGCCATTGGGGGTGTCCTGATGCAGGATAAGCATCCCTTCGCATTTGAGAGCCGCAAGTTAAATGAGACAGAGTGA
- the LOC138877918 gene encoding uncharacterized protein, translating into MEWVNALLECYLRHYVSAHQKDWARLIDIAQFSYNFQRSESTGWTPFELATGQQPQTPHSIPAAFEGKSLGVYHMAKGWEEQLDTVKSYLDKAAKKMKKFADRKRRPTDYRVGDMVMVKFNQDSSKHYGACIRI; encoded by the coding sequence ATGGAATGGGTCAATGCcttactagaatgctacttgaggcattatgtaagcGCACATCAGAAAGATTGGGCAAGGCTTATAGACATTgcccaattctcttataactttcagcggagtgagtccacggggtggacaccatttgagctagccacaggccaacaaccacaaactccacattcaATACCAGCCGCGTTCGAGGGAAAGAGTTTGGGGGTTTATCATATGGCCAAAGGATGGGAGGAACAGCTTGACACTGTTAAGTCATACTtggataaggcagctaagaagatgaagaagtttgcgGACCGTAAGCGGCGTCCCACGGACTATAGAGttggggacatggtcatggtgaagttTAACCAAGACAGTTCAAAGCACTACGGGGCATGCATCAGAATCTGA